A window of Podarcis muralis chromosome 10, rPodMur119.hap1.1, whole genome shotgun sequence genomic DNA:
TGTAGGGCTGACATAGCAAGCAGTTTTGGGGTGTATAAAAATGCCCATcaccatattccccccccccaacagtccCTGCCCTAAGGTTTACATGCTAAAAGAccaggcacaaaaggaaaagagatggAGTGGGAGAGAAAAAGCAAACAGGCTTAGATACAAAGTTCTTATTAAAAACACATTGAAACTGAACAGTTTAAGGAGACTGCAGTCTGATGGAATAGTGTATTAAAATATGGTATGTGCTGTGCTTGCATCCTGAAACCATGGTGTACAAATCAATACAGGTCATACAAAACTACAGCTGGTCTATGCAAATTAATACAGACAGCAGGGAATTAGAGAGTAGAGACCGAAAACCTCCGCACTAAAAAGAAAGCAAGCAGAAGGCACAGTGTCTGGGGCTGCTGGGACTCACCATCTTTATGGGGCGACAGACTCCCCCATTACACATCATGAGAGAGTTCTGCATTTCCATGGTCACAAAGTTGTCACCcaggaacagaaaccaaatgtatAGGAAAGCAGAAACAGTTGCAATCAATTAACCTCTTTGTTATAGACAATGGCCTTTATTTTAACGACCAGCTGCAATTTTTGCTAGGCAAATAAGTTGATTTATCTTCCCTGAAAAGTGTATCATACATTCAACAAGGAATATCTGAGGCAAGGATAGAGTTCATCAACGGTATGGAATCAGCCACTTCACTAGCAGCTCTGCACAGCAGTTGTAGGGAATAAGAGAACTAGAGTTGTGAAAGTATTTACTTAGCAGGTGGGAATAAATCTTACTGtgtttacttcaaagtaaatgAACAGGATGCCTGTAAAGTTAATCTTCATGGGAAGGAGAAATACCCACAGCAAGTGCATTGACAGAAAGTTAAGAACTATTGAAGTCACTAGCAAGATGTTGTTCCTCTTTCTTTCCCGAGTTATGGTGCTAGACTCTCTGCTTTGTGTGCATGGTTTCTTGAAGCTTTCTCTTTTCCTAGCCTCCTTGCGCATAGCAATGTGATCACTGCATTTTCACAtagctccccccctttttaattattttttattatctttaccagctctcacttcccaaaAAGCCGTTAGTAGATCACTGACTGCTGATTTGTCTTCTGCTGCTGAATAATCTTGCCAAAGCCCCCTCTGCCCACATCGTAGTCTGTTCGGTACTCATCTCGTACCTGGCCACCTGTTTTCCCACGGCCATACTGCCGCCCTTCCTTAAACCCAGCATCCCAGTCTGTTCGGATGATGCGGTCGTCCAGACGGGTTCCATTGATGAACCGCATAGAATGCTCTGCTTCTGCTCTCGTGTAGTATTCCACAAAGCAGAAGCCGCAGGGGGTTTTCTTCACTTTGTCTAGCCCCATGACTATGCGCTTGACATCCCCACACTTGGAGAAGAGCTCATGAATTTGTTCCTCTGTGGTGTAGAAAGAGAGGTTGCCCACATAAAGTGTGCAGGAGTTTTTCAGGGACTTTTCTTGCAGGTAACGACTTCCCTGGAAGTGCTGGTCCCGATACATGCTGAACTCGCAGTACGAGTCGCTGTTGAGGCTGCTCAGCGTTGTGCTCAACACTCCCGACATCTTGCCCAGCTTCCGGTGTTGCAACAGTGGTTCCTTCACACGGCTCCTGAGCAGACCTAGGGAGAAATGTTTTAGCCAACTTTATGAGTACATCACCCACTTTCTTTTGTGAGCCAGTCACACTGGTGTGACTTTGTTCAGACCATCTTCCTGGGCTCCATTCCAATCCCTGTTTCTTCATCCCTGTCCTTTTGCTATTTGCCAGGACAAATACACATACATCTTATTTCAGGTTATTAGGAGAGTGCCTTATGAAACCTCATAGTAGGACATCAGTATATTGCTTGTACCAATGCAAACCTGGCAAGTGTTTTCACAATAATTAATTGGGCTGGAGGCTGCATAATGCAGATGAAAGTCTTTTAAGCCTACAGAAACCAGTATTTAGGTATGAGCAAGAATGGACCCCAGttaacataataataatgataatgataatagtaataataataataataataataataataataataataataataataataatatttttataccccgcccatctggctgggtttccccagccactctgggcggctcccaacagaattaaaagtacaatagaacatcaaacattaaaaacttccctaaacaaggctgccttcagatgtcttctaaaagtcagacaattgtttatttccttggcatctgatgggagggcgttccacagggcgggcgccactaccaagaaggccctctttcaCACACTGGGATATATAACGGGCACTATTCAGTccaatttaaagcatttttaggtCTTGTTGAATTCACTTGAAAGATATGCAGTGCAATACTATGTAAGTCTACTTGGAAACAATGCACTattttcagtaggacttacttcctaGTAAATGTGCTAAAGACTGCAATATTATGTGTGTGCTTTCACTGAAAGCAAATGGTTGTAAAACAATGGTGCAGTGACTCTTGACTGTGCCATGAAGCTAGGTTGGTGTTCTTGAGGTCTAAGGAACAGACCAGGAGGAACTTTCCCTATTTACAAAGTCTTCAGGAAATCTTCAGGATTTCTTCAGGAAATCCCCCATAAAGAATCCTTAGTGCCTGTCACCAGTCAAGCTGAACCTCTCCAGgcgtagccaacatggtgcttttcagatgttgttgggctacaacagGTATTACCCCTGTTCCTTGCACTTGAAAGCTGGggttaatgggaactgtagtccagaaactTCTGCACAGTTCATTGCAGGAAAGAGGCTCTAAGTGAACATCTTTGGACTTATGACTATAAGCAAAACAGAGGGTAAATCCTCCTCCTTTGTACACCACCACACATTCAAACTTTATGACTATCTGTTTACTAAAGTTATGAGAGCAACTACTTGAAACTCTGCTGTCTATGAGAGTGCTaatcaaatttaaaacaaaattagcaaattgcttttgaaaagaCCTAAGTAGaggcctcctggatcagaccaaagccctATCTAGCCCAGCACACTTTTTCACTCATTTTACCCATACTTTTAAACCCATATATGTAGTGAAAATACAACTCCAAGAGCTAAGAGCCAAGGGTTCACTGGATCCGGGTTCACAAAGGCAGGTGTGCTTAGGGCTGCAATTACTCAAGACTCCTAAATGGAGGCAGGCACCATGGATTGCTTATTTCCAAGTCTTTGTGTTTTAAGACTT
This region includes:
- the LOC114606059 gene encoding nuclear cap-binding protein subunit 2 → MSGVLSTTLSSLNSDSYCEFSMYRDQHFQGSRYLQEKSLKNSCTLYVGNLSFYTTEEQIHELFSKCGDVKRIVMGLDKVKKTPCGFCFVEYYTRAEAEHSMRFINGTRLDDRIIRTDWDAGFKEGRQYGRGKTGGQVRDEYRTDYDVGRGGFGKIIQQQKTNQQSVIY